TAATTCGTGAAAAAATGAAAACCAATAAACGTCAGCAAACTTGTATCTATAACTTAAAGCTAACAACACCTTATCTTTTTTTAGCCACTTTGTAGCACCGTTTACATAAGTGCCTTTTAAATGTGGAAGTGTTACTAAAGCAATTCCACATTCTGAACAAAGATTTATCAGCTTTGGGTAAATTTCATCCCAAGAATGTTTTGTGAGTTCTCTAATAACAGGTATGATTTGATAAATTTTTTCTTTATTAAAAGGTTTTGTTTCTATCTTGTGAGCTTCTATTTCGGCTTTCCTAATCCATGCTGCTAAAGCATAACATGAAGTTTTTTCGTTATTAGCTTTTCGAAAACAAACTTCCAAAGTTTGAGGAATAAAATTTAAAGATGATACTCCAAAGAAATTTCTAAGATTCTTTATTTTTTCTTCTTTGTTCTTTGTCTGTGGTACCCATTTGTATTTTGACATTTCATTGTATGGGATTTGGTTTAATATTTTTTCTTCATCCTTTAATTTTTGTTTTTCAGCTATTCTTGCTTTAGCAAGTTGATAATTAGCTTCTAAGTTCATCCAAAATTCAGCAGAAGCACCTATTACATTTTCTAACTTAAGAGCTGTTTCATAAGTAATTGGAGCAATACCGTTAATTATTTCACTTACCGTTTTTTCTGAAAGTCCCATCCTTTGAGCAAACTCAGCCTGTGTCATACCTAAGTACTCAAGATTTTCTTTTATAGTCTCACCAGGTGGAATAGCAATCAATTCTTCTTCTTTTCTATCTTTTTTCCTTCCCATGATAATCTATCACCTCTTCAATTTGAATTATTACTATTTTCGATAAATCTATTTCATTATGTATCTGATTTTCGGAAGTTGTAACTGGTATAAAAATTAACCTAAATGGATGAACTAAGTACACAGCATATTGTCCTTTTCGGGAACCTTCTAACTTATGAAAACCTGTAGCTGGCAAACGGGATATGTCATATAGGGATTTGGCAGCCTTTAACTCATTTAATCTTTGAAAAAGCTTTTTAGCTATGTCTTGCCCAAACTCT
This Caldicellulosiruptor changbaiensis DNA region includes the following protein-coding sequences:
- a CDS encoding type II toxin-antitoxin system RelE/ParE family toxin, with translation MEVRYKTKKLKKICENFKLAQKEFGQDIAKKLFQRLNELKAAKSLYDISRLPATGFHKLEGSRKGQYAVYLVHPFRLIFIPVTTSENQIHNEIDLSKIVIIQIEEVIDYHGKEKR
- a CDS encoding HigA family addiction module antitoxin encodes the protein MGRKKDRKEEELIAIPPGETIKENLEYLGMTQAEFAQRMGLSEKTVSEIINGIAPITYETALKLENVIGASAEFWMNLEANYQLAKARIAEKQKLKDEEKILNQIPYNEMSKYKWVPQTKNKEEKIKNLRNFFGVSSLNFIPQTLEVCFRKANNEKTSCYALAAWIRKAEIEAHKIETKPFNKEKIYQIIPVIRELTKHSWDEIYPKLINLCSECGIALVTLPHLKGTYVNGATKWLKKDKVLLALSYRYKFADVYWFSFFHELGHILKHGRKEVFIEGDDGISKCELEEEADNFAANILIPYKDYKKFITENKSFTKDKIISFANSLNIHPCIVVGRLMHDKKINHWDFTELRPKVTWQK